The Oncorhynchus mykiss isolate Arlee chromosome 30, USDA_OmykA_1.1, whole genome shotgun sequence genome includes a window with the following:
- the LOC110521574 gene encoding centrosome-associated protein 350 isoform X3 yields the protein MDTKKSSGGATRKVSHRDGRRTEDCSQAGGTSKSRRRSHRSPDKSSRSPLRNTTQDSNVHRNNCVEFKEPLTSYREATPTPPLTSSQLEAQSLQSEDATPPPPDSCLSQLVYQSDTRDQQTHGDLDSTHSSALDSTVVRYLNHCPTLEALRPPGHTAAARDANKEGGPEHRPKAHTLEGPAPPPAETVSSSPGSASQRLENLRRRKPDDKLEKLKETIRRQREHLEAADRDRLLEQPVGISGAVETTTVPTAKIRKVAAAPPAPIYKGFNRSETKICTPDGKVWREIYRDLSRQLSESTKPKQRPTEKAKERKPSKPVRKIHKSASVPHPETKLVISTTSWREGQKLVKMVLGPAPRLPQEQRPELTDRLARTASHPRSNSDPCPELNRRSRPSSSERPCSRDRTTQPTPDPFSAGPDEDRALNTDLLSVDIRGILDDLQLEHRAEERAPVEPRMGSVSGARTTAWTAGCSSLRGSRSASPTKRNKPEPSEPGPKKRHYDADSVRQYITRQQEERKRRLVEERRAQREEAESRSQRLQELYRKQRAGVANKGPAVLESSVQKRLQETYTKLLLEQAELEEEPLPYQTQPASTTVIHQRPLYQPSGESDKENKRQERPQSASSSSDLSLSEIQPPPLSRNEMGLGVPSWLQPDHLSSAVRPSSALAPPTDKLFSLGLETGGGSGVRGTSPPARPQHSTLTGAANKTKMNRIEALKATAASLSTRIESEAWKLAGTGINYGCARDMDLTGLTHLQPQDDGCRAKPVSPSVRERTDAADELSLRIQRLLSAGQSTYNEALPGVGDLHSFREQRGGASASGSRPQTSPGLGSHKRPEEHPEVPGKTKLHDSSGDSISEGPLLSEGSLSEGNESPRMHIKRDPKPAERLRSLDFCAGQREGVQPISHFQRAAEKYPALSTLPFSQPRDRSRGPWEELTKGSPHSVINIFTKNHLHNHTKVEGEEQADRSSPAVHFGLSAASSVDVAPAYEDDFVSSRSSGGGSSQSKKGYNGCSITSGNSHYGELMSRRSPYDTRTIDLPSHHSSGSTPVSSPHSKGSVKRGTASDKSDATLVEEQRSPCSPGWESLSRDSRRGGSASERSSIHSLVKSVYTDSTLGGASGHLHCSVGLDSKKSPRSPSPSPAGSPTDSSSRRVSPGSASLAGADILGLGSSARPSSSSSRSTTLGGRAEPTAAGELHYTPGVLQQRMSAELHYLESIEESVRQLGDMERLKGVSLAQQESVSLAQILKAQQQRHERDLHELKVKAEQEALETQWQLEETRQKAARAHVELQENMAQTQQQSLGGMQEANAKMIIQQAESVRYTAVAAHQIKEMTELACSQIGDPAAAPISTLFDQQRQHHQSFMGEMSSAKNKTEEPFSLDSHSDSTPSRRPNISGGESSHRSPSLASYEKRQRRKVETGNSSLVEAVTHTAADDSIPSDRVQSLLDEKDSASVATEYSLKFDESMTEDEIEERSFRSLLPSESHRRGVLEKNRVPHEESDDVPSQENPTAQDSSKQDGSMPFSSGQDSFSRFTMDMVRQYMKEEEVRAHHQSSLLRLRQKALKEKTKAELAWLEHQKRRLRDKGEDDKMPPIRKKQRGLLMKLQQEQAEIKRLQEANRAARKERQLLLKQQEEIARMRYTTLKLKERLKCVGTEDTPPTPVSEHVEGATSPSTARTDGDVRSASPLSVSGSETSSIMQKLKKMRSHMDKKFLTKREQGLMHRRRHAEELLEWKQRLDAEEAEVRRMEKQALAAWDRERPGDGDQRSDHRDCSKASPNASSGQHDPEGKTDRDSVSEGDYSPVVTGSSVHTELSGSQQPDIPSTDQPGSVSELPSIQHSPSIYTQDLDSPPASKRSPSPKASLSTNTHPEGGSSSSKMQLRSSSRTSSHDPKAADTPSGTHTEPMSDQSDIESRIRALKEELRKRKSVVYQLKKEQKKRHKERLKAQEASLLKQLESYNYFIEKTETELSKEPDSTPAAKPQILAPTSATEKPKIKPPPPYRPETDWKVVSDSEKAEKTLPHSPVEQDDITTSGLSKYSAWHEESSDEDPPTVTPTPVYGSPEHTNSLRGLLSPEHLPRQPSEGALPLREPARPQATDSGDERVVSSHQSEVMEELDSVKSEGTEHTQSRSEDHHFDHLLKLDLEHSPSSQQHHSLSEHVSSEKGEQGISLISSLDFDEISAKSPSPIKERAYTPESDVLSSKGDFSTKGKDASPPSADGYHEDFEISVESSLREENQGSKPTSPFRQDTREASHSRSPLYSSEEEIGEEPSVRPGAPGGSPHSERLLDLQSQTKDSQVISSNCSPTISPSQTPPSPALDEMPNFAIGDRVLVSNVQPGTIRFKGHTSFANGFWAGVELDKSEGSNNGTYDGVVYFECEEDHGIFAPPDKIFCMPEKFEIYVDTTEGEDSFLDHQSENEPKKCNFEEKMHESNLQNKRGGVSQRNRSGDNGPTDVNDDSTEHQKNLINLHEFKEGEYSMSNKRTKTIILDLEDVPTSLFITDIDRKITLDETSTVIERNGLDAHQKSTPEQTVGKDTLGAFADKLLNNFMKDAVKQFAQIRKAKEEKISAVNQMKDYLFNEEGREKVSQAHVVAQRDGLPFFLDGDQEEQVSSPELCIRPESPVLGASGQEELTKRLAELELNRELLDELGDEQDWFDEDYGLSSRREQQKRKQQQEKGGLSVNLADQVKTPPRPELPRQPKLPEQPAMVVPHSAPKVEKLVDAATQEIWNQSKLGQGTQTLTGLPVPKPSEEFLGCDGKDHESQCVRSYRQAVYDLTWEIIQEIFAEDPNAHQPQWVKPRRMNSSYFHRVKSPGDITRVQAFITTEVLKLYSLKKDLNQKTDWQKMLKFGRKKRDRVDHILVQELHEEESLWVNYDEDELYVKMQLADGIFDSLIKDTAEVITQIQEKRLKRALS from the exons ggaagCAACCCCAACACCCCCCCTGACCTCCTCCCAGCTGGAGGCCCAGAGTCTGCAGTCGGAGGAtgccaccccccctcccccggaCTCCTGTCTCAGCCAGCTGGTCTACCAGAGCGACACGCGAGACCAGCAGACTCACGGAGACCTGGACAGCACACACTCGTCTGCTCTGGACAGCACTGTGGTGCGCTACCTCAACCACTGTCCCACGCTGGAAGCCCTGCGGCCCCCAGGCCACACTGCTGCAGCCAGAGACGCTAACAAGGAGGGGGGCCCGGAGCACAGGCCCAAAGCACACACCCTGGAGGGCCCGGCCCCACCCCCAGCAGAGACTGTTTCCTCAAGCCCTGGTTCGGCCTCCCAGAGGCTGGAGAACCTGAGGCGGAGGAAGCCTGACGACAAGCTGGAGAAGCTGAAGGAGACGATCCGCAGACAGAGAGAGCACCTGGAGGCTGCTGACAGAGACAGGCTGCTGGAGCAGCCTGTGGGCATCAGTGGAGCTGTGGAGACCACCACCGTACCCACGGCTAAGATACGCAAAGTGGCAGCCGCACCTCCGGCACCTATATACAAAG GTTTCAACAGGAGTGAGACCAAGATCTGCACTCCTGATGGTAAAGTGTGGCGAGAGATCTACAGAGACCTGTCTCGCCAGCTTTCAG AGAGCACCAAGCCCAAGCAGCGACCCACAGAGAAGGCTAAGGAAAGGAAGCCGTCCAAGCCTGTGAGGAAAATCCATAAATCAGCTTCTGTTCCCCACCCGGAAACCAAGCTAG TGATCAGCACCACGTCATGGCGGGAGGGCCAGAAGCTGGTGAAGATGGTACTGGGCCCTGCTCCACGTCTACCTCAAGAGCAAAGGCCAGAGCTCACAGACAGACTGGCCAGGACAG CATCCCATCCTCGGTCAAATTCAGATCCCTGTCCGGAGCTGAATCGTCGGTCCAGACCCAGCAGCTCAGAGAGACCCTGCAGCCGGGACAGGACCACCCAGCCCACCCCAGACCCTTTCTCTGCAGGCCCAGACGAGGACAGGGCCCTCAACACAGATCTCCTGTCTGTAGACATCCGGGGCATCCTGGACGACCTGCAGCTGGAGCACAGAGCAGAGGAGCGAGCTCCAGTGGAGCCCAGGATGGGTTCAGTGTCCGGGGCCAGAACCACAGCATGGACGGCTGGTTGCTCATCCTTACGGGGCTCCCGCAGTGCCAGCCCCACCAAGCGCAACAAGCCAGAGCCATCAGAACCAGGGCCCAAGAAGAGGCACTACGACGCCGACTCAGTGCGCCAGTACATCACCCGGCAACAAGAGGAGCGTAAAAGACGTCTAGTGGAGGAGCGAAGGGCCCAGAGGGAGGAGGCGGAGAGCAGGAGCCAACGTCTTCAGGAGCTATATAGGAAGCAGAGAGCGGGGGTAGCCAATAAGGGCCCTGCGGTACTGGAGAGTTCAGTACAGAAACGCCTGCAGGAGACCTACACCAAACTACTACTGGAACAGGCTGAGTTAGAAGAGGAGCCTCTGCCTTACCAGACTCAGCCAGCCTCTACCACAGTCATCCACCAG AGGCCCCTGTACCAGCCATCCGGGGAGTCGGACAAGGAGAACAAGAGGCAGGAGAGACCCCAGAGTGCCTCCTCTAGCAGTGACCTGTCTCTATCTGAGATACaacctcctccactctccag GAATGAGATGGGACTGGGAGTTCCATCGTGGCTGCAGCCTGACCATCTTAGTTCTGCAGTCAGACCCTCTAGTGCTCTGGCTCCCCCCACAGACAAGCTTTTCTCCTTGGGCCTGGAAACGGGAGGGGGCTCTGGGGTGAGGGGAACCAGCCCTCCAGCCAGGCCTCAGCACTCTACTCTCACAGGAGCAGCCAACAAGACCAAGATGAACCGCATTGAGGCCCTGAAAGCTACAGCCGCATCCCTGTCTACCCGCATAGAGAGTGAAGCATGGAAACTGGCCGGCACAGGGATCAACTATGGCTGTGCGAGGGACATGGATCTTACCGGTCTGACCCATCTTCAGCCTCAAGACGACGGCTGCCGGGCCAAGCCTGTGAGCCCATCGGTCAGAGAGCGCACTGATGCTGCTGACGAGCTGTCTCTGAGGATCCAGAGGCTCCTGAGTGCTGGCCAGAGCACATACAACGAAGCTCTCCCAGGGGTGGGCGACCTGCACAGCTTCAGAGAACAGAGAGGCGGGGCCTCTGCTTCAGGCAGCAGGCCACAGACATCCCCAGGCCTCGGCTCACATAAGAGGCCGGAGGAGCACCCTGAGGTACCAGGGAAGACCAAGCTCCATGACTCCAGCGGTGACTCCATCAGTGAGGGCCCACTGCTGAGCGAGGGCAGCCTGTCGGAGGGCAACGAGAGCCCCCGCATGCACATAAAGAGGGACCCCAAACCAGCAGAGCGTCTCAGGTCACTGGACTTCTGTGCAGGCCAGAGGGAGGGCGTCCAACCCATCTCTCACTTCCAGAGAGCGGCAGAGAAGTACCCAGCCCTCAGCACCCTCCCCTTCTCTCAGCCACGGGACCGTAGCCGAGGCCCATGGGAGGAACTGACCAAGGGGAGTCCTCATAGCGTCATCAACATCTTCACGAAGAACCACCTGCACAACCACACCAAGG TTGAAGGAGAGGAGCAAGCAGACCGGAGCTCCCCTGCTGTGCATTTTGGCCTGTCTGCAGCCAGCTCGGTGGATGTGGCACCAGCGTATGAGGATGACTTTGTGTCGTCCCGTAGCAGCGGCGGTGGGAGCAGCCAGTCTAAGAAAGGATACAACGGATGCAG CATCACCAGCGGGAACAGTCACTATGGCGAGTTGATGAGTCGCAGGTCCCCTTATGACACCCGGACTATAGACCTGCCATCCCATCACTCCTCAGGCTCCACTCCAGTATCTTCACCTCACTCAAAGGGCTCAGTGAAAAGGG GCACTGCTTCAGACAAGAGTGATGCCACTCtggtggaggagcagaggagcCCCTGCTCTCCGGGGTGGGAGAGCCTGTCTAGAGACTCAAGACGAGGAGGCTCAGCCTCTGAGAGAAGCTCCATCCACAGCCTGGTGAAGAGTGTGTACACTGACAGTACACTAGGGGGCGCCTCAGGCCACTTACACTGCAG TGTGGGCTTGGACAGTAAGAAGTCCCCCAGAAGCCCTAGCCCATCTCCAGCTGGCTCTCCGACAGACTCTAGTTCCCGTCGTGTGTCTCCAGGCAGCGCCTCCCTAGCCGGGGCAGACATCCTTGGTCTTGGGTCCTCAGCCCGCCCCAGCTCGTCCTCATCCCGGTCCACTACACTGGGGGGCAGAGCAGAGCCCACGGCTGCAG gtgagCTCCACTACACCCCAGGGGTGTTGCAGCAGCGTATGTCTGCAGAGCTCCACTACCTGGAGTCTATAGAGGAGTCTGTGCGTCAGCTGGGCGACATGGAGCGGTTAAAGGGTGTGTCTCTGGCGCAGCAGGAAAGTGTCTCGCTTGCCCAGATACTCAAG GCGCAGCAGCAGCGGCACGAGCGTGACCTTCATGAGTTGAAGGTGAAAGCAGAGCAGGAGGCGCTGGAGACCCAATGGCAGCTGGAGGAGACACGGCAGAAAGCAGCCAGG GCTCACGTGGAGCTGCAGGAGAACATGGCTCAGACCCAGCAGCAGTCTCTGGGAGGCATGCAGGAGGCCAACGCTAAGATGATTATCCAACAGGCCGAGTCTGTTCGCTATACGGCCGTAGCTGCCCACCAGATCAAAGAG ATGACGGAGCTGGCCTGTTCTCAGATCGGTGACCCTGCTGCTGCTCCCATCAGCACCCTGTTTGACCAGCAGAGGCAGCATCACCAGAGCTTCATGGGTGAGATGTCTTCTGCCAAGAACAAGACCGAGGAGCCCTTCTCCCTGGACAGCCACTCtgactccaccccctccaggaGACCCAACATCAG TGGTGGAGAAAGCAGCCACCGGAGTCCCTCCCTGGCCTCCtatgagaagagacagaggaggaaggTGGAGACAGGTAACAGCTCACTGGTGGAGGCTGTGACCCATACAGCAGCTGACGACTCCATCCCCAGTGACCGTGTTCAGTCCCTACTGGATGAGAAAG ACAGCGCCTCAGTGGCTACAGAGTACTCTCTGAAGTTTGACGAGTCCATGACGGAGGATGAAATTGAGGAGCGTTCGTTCCGCTCTCTGCTGCCCTCCGAGTCTCACCGGCGTGGAGTGTTGGAGAAGAATAGAGTTCCTCACGAGGAGTCAGATGATGTTCCCAGTCAGGAGAACCCCACAGCACAGGACAGCTCCAAG CAGGACGGCAGCATGCCCTTCTCCAGCGGACAGGACAGCTTCTCCAGGTTCACCATGGACATGGTGCGTCAGtacatgaaggaggaggaggtgcgtGCCCACCACCAGAGCTCCCTGCTGCGCCTGCGACAGAAGGCCCTTAAGGAGAAGACCAAGGCCGAGCTCGCCTGGCTGGAGCATCAGAAAAG GCGCCTCAGAGACAAGGGTGAGGATGACAAGATGCCACCCATCAGAAAGAAGCAGAGAGGCCTACTGATGAAACTTCAACAGGAACAG gcgGAGATCAAGCGTCTGCAGGAGGCCAACAGGGCAGCCAGGAAGGAGAGGCAGCTGCTTCTCAAACAGCAGGAGGAGATAGCGAGAATGAGATACACCACCCTCAAGCTGAAGGAGCGCCTCAAGTGTGTCGGCACCGAGGACACCCCACCG ACTCCAGTGTCGGAGCACGTCGAAGGGGCAACCTCCCCCAGTACTGCGAGGACTGACGGGGACGTGCGCAgcgcctctcctctctcagtgtcTGGCAGTGAGACCAGCAGCATCATGCAGAAGCTCAAGAAGATGCGCTCTCACATGGATAAGAA GTTCCTGACCAAGCGGGAGCAGGGTCTGATGCATCGGCGGAGGCACGCGGAGGAGCTGCTGGAGTGGAAGCAGAGGCTGGATGCTGAGGAGGCTGAGGTGAGACGGATGGAGAAGCAGGCCCTGGCTGCCTGGGACAGAGAGCGTCCTGGAGACGGAGACCAGAGGTCAGATCACAGAGACTGCTCCAAAGCCAGCCCCAATGCCAGCTCTGGCCAGCACGATCCTGAGGGAAAGACTGACAGAG aCTCTGTGAGTGAGGGTGACTACTCCCCAGTAGTGACTGGCTCCAGCGTGCACACAGAGCTCTCTGGGTCCCAGCAGCCAGACATCCCCTCCACTGATCAGCCtggttctgtctctgagctgCCCTCCATCCAGCACAGCCCCTCTATCTACACCCAGGACTTAGACTCCCCCCCTGCGAGCAAGAGA TCTCCTTCACCAAAAGCCAGCCTCAGCACTAACACACACCCAGAGggcggcagcagcagcagcaagatGCAGCTCCGCTCCTCCTCCAGGACCTCCAGCCACGACCCCAAGGCCGCTGACACTCCCTCTGGCACA CACACAGAGCCTATGTCAGATCAGAGCGACATTGAGAGCCGTATCCGTGCCCTCAAAGAGGAGCTGCGCAAACGCAAGTCTGTGGTGTACCAGCTGAAGAAGGAGCAGAAGAAGAGGCACAAAGAGCGTCTGAAAGCCCAGGAGGCCAGCCTACTGAAGCAGCTAGAG TCCTACAATTATTTCATTGAGAAGACAGAGACTGAGTTGAGTAAGGAACCGGACTCGACACCTGCTGCCAAGCCTCAGATCCTGGCCCCCACCTCAGCCACAGAGAAGCCCAAGATTAAACCACCACCTCCTTACAG ACCTGAAACCGACTGGAAGGTTGTCTCTGACTCAGAGAAAGCTGAGAAGACACTTCCACATTCTCCAGTTGAACAAG ATGACATCACAACATCCGGGCTCAGTAAATATTCAGCATGGCATGAGGAGTCCTCAGACGAGGACCCCCCTACTGTCACCCCAACTCCAGTGTATGGGAGTCCAGAGCACACCAACAGTCTGAGGGGCCTGCTGTCCCCAGAGCATCTCCCCAGGCAGCCCTCTGAGGGGGCACTCCCCCTGAGGGAGCCAGCCAGGCCACAGGCTACCGACTCTGGGGATGAGCGTGTCGTCTCTAGCCACCAGTCAGAGGTCATGGAGGAGCTGGACTCTGTGAAGTCTGAAGGAACTGAGCACACTCAGTCACGCTCTGAAGACCATCACTTTGACCATCTACTCAAACTTGACCTAGAGCACAGCCCAAGTTCCCAGCAGCACCATTCTCTGTCAGAACATGTTTCCTCAGAGAAAGGAGAACAAGGGATTTCCCTGATAAGCAGTCTTGATTTTGATGAGATATCTGCTAAGTCACCATCCCCCATCAAAGAGCGAGCCTACACCCCTGAGTCTGATGTCTTGTCATCAAAGGGTGACTTTTCAACCAAGGGTAAGGATGCCTCTCCTCCTTCAGCTGATGGTTATCATGAAGACTTTGAAATCTCAGTGGAGTCGTCACTCAGGGAGGAAAACCAAGGCTCCAAACCTACCTCACCATTCCGCCAAGACACCAGAGAGGCTTCCCACAGCAGGTCCCCCCTCTACAGTAGTGAGGAGGAGATTGGTGAGGAGCCAAGTGTAAGACCTGGAGCTCCTGGTGGCAGTCCTCACTCTGAAAGACTTCTTGACCTGCAGAGCCAAACCAAGGATTCCCAGGTCATTAGTTCAAACTGCTCCCCAACTATCTCCCCTTCCCAGACCCCACCTTCACCAGCACTGGATGAAATGCCTAACTTCGCCATTGGAGACAGAGTTTTAGTGAGCAACGTCCAGCCTGGTACGATTAGATTCAAGGGCCACACCAGCTTTGCCAATGGCTTCTGGGCTGGAGTGGAGCTGGACAAGTCTGAAGGAAGCAACAATGGCACCTACGATGGGGTGGTGTACTTTGAGTGTGAGGAGGATCATGGCATCTTCGCTCCTCCGGACAAGATCTTCTGTATGCCAGAGAAGTTTGAGATCTATGTGGACACCACAGAGGGCGAGGACTCGTTCCTTGACCACCAATCTGAAAACGAGCCAAAGAAATGCAACTTTGAGGAGAAAATGCATGAAAGCAATCTGCAAAATAAAAGAGGGGGTGTATCTCAGCGTAATCGTTCTGGAGACAACGGACCTACTGATGTGAATGATGATTCAACTGAACACCAGAAAAACTTGATCAACTTACATGAGTTCAAAGAGGGAGAATATTCAATGTCCAATAAAAGAACCAAGACCATCATTCTGGACCTTGAAGATGTACCTACCAGTCTCTTCATCACTGACATAGACCGTAAGATAACTCTTGACGAGACCTCTACCGTCATTGAGAGGAATGGCCTTGATGCCCATCAGAAATCTACTCCAGAGCAGACCGTGGGTAAAGACACCCTCGGTGCTTTTGCAGATAAGCTTCTCAACAACTTCATGAAAGACGCTGTGAAGCAATTCGCACAGATCAGAAAGGCCAAAGAAGAGAAGATATCAGCTGTTAATCAAATGAAAGATTACCTTTTTAATGAAGAGGGTAGGGAAAAGGTCTCCCAAGCTCACGTTGTGGCACAGAGAGATGGTCTGCCCTTCTTCCTAGATGGAGACCAAGAGGAGCAAGTGTCGTCTCCAGAACTCTGTATCCGGCCG GAGAGTCCAGTGTTGGGGGCTAGTGGTCAGGAAGAGTTGACCAAGCGTCTGGCAGAGCTGGAGTTGAACCGGGAGCTGCTGGATGAACTGGGGGACGAGCAGGACTGGTTCGATGAGGATTATGGCCTCAGCTCTCGTAGAGAGCAGCAAAAACGGAAACAACAGCAGGAGAAGGGGGGGCTGTCAGTAAACCTGGCTGACCAGGTGAAGACCCCACCCAGACCAGAGCTGCCCCGGCAGCCCAAGCTCCCTGAGCAGCCTGCCATGGTGGTGCCCCACTCCGCCCCGAAGGTGGAGAAGCTGGTTGACGCTGCCACCCAGGAGATCTGGAACCAATCTAAACTGGGCCAGGGCACACAGACTCTCACTGGGCTCCCAGTCCCTAAGCCTTCAGAGGAGTTCCTGGGATGCGATGGCAAGGATCATGAAAGTCAATGTGTTCGTAGCTACAGACAG GCTGTATATGACTTAACATGGGAGATCATCCAGGAGATCTTTGCAGAGGATCCTAACGCCCATCAGCCTCAGTGGGTCAAGCCTCGACGCATGAACTCCTCCTACTTCCATAGAGTAAAGAGCCCTGGCGACATCACCAGAGTTCAG GCGTTCATCACCACAGAGGTGTTGAAACTGTATAGCCTGAAGAAAGACCTCAACCAGAAAACAGATTGGCAGAAGATGCTGAAATTCGGAAGGAAAAAACGGGATCGAGTAGATCATATTCTG GTCCAGGAGCTTCATGAGGAAGAGTCTCTATGGGTGAACTATGATGAGGATGAGCTCTATGTCAAGATGCAGTTGGCTGACGGTATCTTTGATTCGTTGATAAAAGACACAGCAGAAGTAATCACACAAATTCAGGAGAAGAGGTTGAAAAGAGCCCTTTCCTGA